In Silene latifolia isolate original U9 population chromosome 3, ASM4854445v1, whole genome shotgun sequence, a single window of DNA contains:
- the LOC141648106 gene encoding glycerol kinase-like, which yields MSKKTGSFIGSIDQGTTSTRFIIYNQAAKPIGSHQVEFTQFYPVAGWVEHDPTEILESVRICIAKAIDKATAGGHNIDSGLKAIGITNQRETTVVWSKSTGLPLYKAIVWMDARTSSICRRLEKDLPGGRTHFEPSCGLPISTYFSATKLLWLMENVEEVKQAVEKGDALFGTVDTWLIWNLTGGIKGGLHVTDVSNASRTMLMNLKTLAWDEETLKTLKIPPQLLPKIVSNSEVIGTVATGWPVPGIPIAGCLGDQHAAMVGQACRKGEAKSTYGTGAFILLNTGPEVVHSKHGLLTTMAFKLGPSAPTNYALEGSIAIAGASVQWLRDGLGIIKSSSEIEGLASRVDSTGGVYFVPAFNGLFAPWWRDDARGVCIGITRFTNKSHICRAVLESMCFQVKDVLDSMHKDAGEKGEVRNANGEFVLRVDGGATVNNLLMQIQADLLGSPVVRPADIETTALGAAYAAGLAVGVWTEDQIFATEEKAKSARIFCATLDEDVRKKKVASWCKAVTKSFDLADLSL from the exons ATGTCGAAAAAAACAGGGTCATTTATTGGTTCCATAGATCAAGGTACAACAAGCACACGATTTATTATTTATAATCAAGCTGCCAAACCCATTGGATCTCATCAAGTTGAATTCACCCAGTTTTACCCAGTTGCAgg GTGGGTTGAGCATGATCCAACGGAGATATTGGAGAGTGTAAGGATTTGTATTGCGAAAGCAATCGATAAGGCCACTGCAGGAGGACATAATATTGATAGCGGGTTGAAGGCTATTGGGATCACCAATCAGAGAGAGACAACTGTAGTTTGGAGCAAATCTACAGGACTTCCTCTTTACAAAGCTATTGTTTGGATGGATGCTCGTACCAGTTCCATTTGCAG GAGACTTGAGAAGGATTTGCCAGGTGGGCGTACTCATTTTGAGCCTTCGTGTGGTTTGCCAATTAGCACTTATTTCAGTGCAACAAAGTTGTTGTGGCTGATGGAGAACGTGGAAGAAGTAAAACAAGCCGTGGAAAAAGGCGATGCTCTTTTTGGAACAGTAGATACGTGGCTGATATGGAATTTGACTGGTGGAATTAAAGGTGGTTTACATGTGACTGATGTGTCAAATGCATCTAGGACTATGTTAATGAATCTAAAGACTCTTGCCTGGGATGAGGAGACGTTGAAGACTCTTAAAATCCCTCCTCAGCTTTTGCCAAAAATTGTAAGCAATTCTGAGGTTATCGGAACTGTTGCTACTGGCTGGCCAGTCCCAGGAATTCCAATCGCGGGGTGTTTGGGTGATCAACACGCTGCAATGGTGGGACAGGCTTGTAGAAAGGGGGAGGCAAAGAGCACATATGGAACTGGTGCCTTCATACTCTTAAATACAGGTCCAGAGGTAGTTCATTCAAAGCATGGACTATTAACTACAATGGCTTTTAAACTTGGGCCTTCGGCACCAACAAACTACGCACTAGAGGGCTCAATAGCTATTGCAGGAGCTTCTGTTCAGTGGCTCAGGGATGGTCTAGGTATTATAAAAAGTTCTAGCGAAATTGAAGGGCTGGCATCACGAGTTGATTCAACTGGTGGTGTGTATTTTGTGCCAGCGTTTAACGGCCTGTTTGCACCCTGGTGGCGTGATGATGCACGTGGCGTTTGTATTGGCATCACAAGGTTTACCAATAAGTCACACATTTGTAGGGCTGTGCTTGAGAGTATGTGTTTCCAGGTGAAGGATGTTCTGGATTCTATGCACAAGGATGCAGGCGAAAAAGGTGAGGTCAGAAATGCCAATGGGGAATTCGTGCTCAGGGTAGATGGTGGTGCTACCGTTAACAATCTTTTAATGCAGATTCAG GCTGATTTGCTAGGAAGCCCAGTGGTGAGACCTGCCGATATTGAGACGACAGCTCTTGGAGCAGCATATGCTGCGGGTTTAGCTGTTGGGGTTTGGACTGAAGATCAGATTTTTGCTACTGAAGAAAAAGCAAAATCTGCACGGATCTTCTGTGCAACATTGGATGAGGACGTGAGGAAGAAGAAAGTGGCATCCTGGTGCAAAGCAGTCACTAAATCTTTTGACTTGGCTGATCTTTCTCTGTGA